The Mauremys reevesii isolate NIE-2019 linkage group 1, ASM1616193v1, whole genome shotgun sequence genome has a segment encoding these proteins:
- the AKAP11 gene encoding A-kinase anchor protein 11 isoform X5, giving the protein MDTYTRARSSQTKPKVSVKKDFTDGVLRSVKSLLQSRKELCNVSAEECLRQEEQDNFIEITFLGFAGETDAAHMQELAAVSVELPDVLKSLHFCSLNENEVIFLKDINKPMAISDVSKHQNHLSGVLCVMRLSPSFPRIKIDSVFTLLSKYATGVKYTMEVYSLQKHETEMSHAEDDDTNQSVSSIEDDFVTAFEHLDEDEPSKIQNAGTTYTTQNHRDAASQTIPAHCLEAIDSKIIVHAGHRKSSAKSSASLINILGLKELSSSVKNSVTTCISDPWIQRSFYKPCNSSDQRVNVLHKTLFSSSPAESSESDCSSPSPVIFLDEEGYQKSLKAKLQLPKIPVVKDGIEDSDSEVSEFFDSFDQFDELEQTLESTCKLIRDPILGNPPQKRKIALEQLHSKTTTMNPQKFKFDRPTLPANVRKPTPRKPESPYSSLFDVPDSPRPVKTGEDNGGLFSPIRSSAFSPLGSCASTECLCRMDINGNGLNQNHDTLYSEYSDYANNVSFEILGSVFPSQSTSLQKHAENISSLNRIVSKEEKGQNAELQRKTDKEPAKKVKSKHKSQMIKDSIQKFATELVEKSFGSAFKDLQKGVSSCTNALCHLAARLTSSVFQMAFYEIGRRRALSLKERAINGLASFLVSEAITSALKEMRYVKKQIFTNTVARFAADLTEELIFEGIMEVCQFSHPSTPTTARDWAFDYEDKVVRSYAKDLSESVIQEAFIELSQVDVTFTTQAAISVSMDNIKYVSAESTLQSTQTTTAFPNFHDNALLALNPVQETGKEYTLQQALFCTSGVVSSIPVPLAGTALCQHQTSSDVYKAKVWTCSTAGGSLKIYKDATQPYFTTKKREEEVASLRNIYLTADHSESTESSAQCFFNQNDFKQTNNNPEVNNNSDLTTGPTSVNSFSGTMVDMIVNEAYEAITSSGVTKTVEEYTDFVTRKTPRWQCVDRDIPKNTFADHLAKYIVKQSVDETKSIFSHTNETVECNGGLQMKTDNCKKDLHSAVKKQESEKHRFVPIIVEPQQLPLNNPPNFLVTSVDSAQCLLSVPKDCVQERKGNEVHRFSSSTPPPCPTVTLTRCNVEEFTDSGSSSIKSQSKLLKKYDTQKTTLAPSALGQESCFLHASNLSLVMFGCEDSLQMEDKSSIRDGNVCAVPDTPPPTPLVPSQTSSERNLRKLTKKLKGELAKEFAPATPPSTPYNSPAAALSATEHDSLEKEEFMLKLMRSLSEEVESSEDEEHSELLVEKTERSEKTVQYADHLAGHIISMATEIAASHLDDKTIKREADRHCQLNAQNKICGYTAFINIPEETLHSLWNYAGDMAGKVINEAKKMIKSRHCKLLRLKRVNCHVDCLSLRKDDRDCRSKERWCPVVNQWSREVDSSVLSLPQSVGTTGLTYRYPSCESVTDEYADHIIRVLKREGGNSELIMDQYASRLAYRSIKSGLQQAARKIKLTYNRRIFPVQNTQVNGRLELFKILNKDMDTKWQMKSGVHRCGGQACEINNLHRTDSTELLHFSESLAHHITCDVRRKLKMSAVCLPKSLTDSCLYRKSKFDEATGDCLKTTLSKTVLPFSQKHKLYHSTGSLNEYGYREGIIQAIEEYARKVVDDTLEMSLESAVLQAAENRKNEDRFTYTEKLSPFSETACRYCSMKEYQYCTGSSSPHLPGQEPLPRIRQLPNSGLSGICQKSRIFHLDIPKIHIDMEQKTVFSEKVVGAAIEKAERELSNTSLTADSGIGHGGVSFAESLTTEIMTSAMTNIGQAVNISSMGREGFHSAESVVSQQMSLSIGDDSTGSWSNLSFEDEHPDESSSFLHLSDSDGTEDKDEDPKDAVEGVGQVGKALLIVNVDMEPHMVDPQLRTTLQWLAASETEVSELRFHDTATKEFILLSKRLRERDWKVGDLLQAVLKYCEMMEKMSDGDRLLNKPLFGWLLENV; this is encoded by the exons GATTTCACTGATGGTGTACTACGCTCTGTGAAATCATTGCTACAGAGCAGAAAAGAATTATGTAACGTGTCCGCTGAAGAATGTTTAAGGCAAGAGGAACAGGACAATTTTATTGAG ATCACATTTCTAGGTTTTGCTGGAGAGACAGATGCTGCTCATATGCAG GAATTGGCTGCTGTTTCTGTAGAGCTCCCAGATGTTCTGAAATCACTCCATTTCTGTAGTCTAAATGAAAATGAAGTTATTTTTCTGAAGGATATAAATAAACCCATGGCAATCAGCGATGTCTCTAAACATCAG aATCACCTTTCTGGAGTGCTTTGTGTGATGAGATTGTCTCCTTCGTTCCCAAGGATCAAAATTGATTCTGTATTTACCTTACTGAGCAAATACGCTACTGGTGTAAAATATACAATGGAAGTATACTCATTACAGAAACATGAAACGGAGATGTCCCATGCAGAGGATGATGACACTAATCAGTCAGTGTCTTCAATTGAGGATGATTTTGTCACTGCTTTTGAGCATTTAGATGAGGATGAACCGTCAAAGATACAAAATGCTG gcACAACCTATACTACTCAGAATCACCGGGATGCTGCTTCACAGACCATCCCTGCTCATTGTTTAGAAGCTATTGACTCAAAGATCATTGTGCACGCTGGGCATCGAAAATCATCTGCCAAATCTTCTGCTTCTCTGATAAATATCTTGGGACTTAAAGAACTGTCCTCATCTGTAAAGAATTCAGTCACAACCTGTATTTCTGATCCTTGGATACAGAGGAGTTTTTACAAGCCATGTAATTCCTCTGATCAacgtgttaatgttttgcataaAACATTGTTTTCTTCCTCTCCTGCTGAATCATCTGAGTCAGATTGCTCCAGCCCTAGCCCTGTTATCTTCTTAGATGAAGAAGGGTATCAAAAGAGCTTGAAGGCAAAACTTCAGCTACCAAAAATTCCAGTAGTGAAAGATGGTATAGAGGACTCAGACTCagaagtaagtgaattttttGATAGTTTTGATCAGTTTGATGAACTGGAACAGACTCTGGAAAGTACTTGTAAACTTATAAGGGATCCCATCCTTGGTAATCCACCCCAGAAGAGAAAGATTGCCCTTGAACAATTGCATTCTAAAACTACTACTATGAATCCTCAAAAATTCAAGTTTGATCGTCCCACTCTTCCAGCCAATGTAAGGAAACCAACTCCTCGTAAACCAGAATCGCCCTATAGCAGCCTCTTTGATGTTCCAGACTCCCCTCGGCCAGTGAAAACAGGAGAAGACAATGGAGGTTTATTCAGCCCTATAAGATCATCAGCTTTCAGTCCACTAGGGAGCTGTGCTTCAACTGAATGTCTTTGTCGGATGGATATCAATGGAAATGGGCTTAATCAAAATCATGATACACTTTATAGTGAATATTCAGATTATGCAAATAATGTTTCATTTGAAATACTGGGTTCTGTTTTTCCTTCTCAGTCTACATCACTACAGAAACATGCTGAAAACATTTCCAGCCTTAATAGGATTGTCTCAAAAGAGGAAAAAGGTCAAAATGCAGAACTCCAGAGGAAAACTGACAAGGAGCCAGCTAAAAAAGTTAAATCTAAACACAAATCACAAATGATTAAAGACAGCATACAAAAATTTGCAACGGAACTGGTTGAAAAAAGTTTTGGTAGTGCATTTAAAGACTTACAAAAAGGAGTTTCTTCATGCACCAATGCACTGTGTCACTTGGCTGCTAGATTGACTTCTTCAGTCTTTCAAATGGCTTTTTATGAGATAGGAAGGCGGCGAGCCTTGTCACTGAAGGAACGTGCCATTAATGGGCTAGCAAGCTTTTTGGTCAGTGAAGCTATAACAAGTGCTTTAAAAGAAATGCGATACGTAAAGAAACAAATATTTACTAACACAGTTGCAAGATTTGCAGCAGACCTCACCGAGGAACTTATTTTTGAGGGAATCATGGAAGTCTGCCAGTTTTCACATCCATCAACACCAACGACTGCACGGGATTGGGCCTTTGATTATGAAGACAAAGTAGTGAGATCATATGCCAAAGATTTGTCTGAATCTGTCATTCAGGAAGCTTTCATTGAATTATCCCAGGTTGATGTTACCTTCACAACGCAAGCAGCAATTAGTGTTTCCATGGACAACATAAAATATGTAAGTGCAGAAAGTACGTTGCAGTCAACACAGACTACCACTGCTTTTCCTAATTTTCATGATAATGCACTTTTAGCATTGAATCCAGTACAAGAAACTGGAAAAGAATATACTTTACAACAAGCCTTGTTTTGTACTTCTGGTGTTGTAAGTTCAATACCAGTGCCCTTAGCTGGAACAGCACTTTGTCAACATCAGACTTCATCTGATGTTTATAAGGCAAAAGTATGGACTTGTTCGACAGCAGGTGGCAGTCTGAAAATATACAAAGACGCTACACAGCcatattttacaacaaaaaagagagaagaggaaGTGGCTTCTCTTAGAAATATTTACCTGACTGCAGATCACAGTGAAAGTACTGAAAGTAGTGCACAATGTTTTTTTAACCAGAatgattttaaacaaacaaacaacaatccTGAAGTGAATAATAATTCAGATTTAACAACTGGGCCAACAAGCGTCAACAGTTTCTCTGGAACAATGGTAGATATGATAGTAAATGAGGCGTATGAAGCAATAACCTCATCCGGGGTTACCAAAACAGTGGAGGAATATACAGATTTTGTAACTAGAAAAACACCTCGTTGGCAGTGTGTTGATAGAGATATTCCTAAGAATACTTTTGCTGATCACTTGGCCAAGTATATTGTAAAACAGTCTGTAGATGAAACTAAATCTATATTCTCCCACACAAATGAGACTGTAGAATGTAATGGAGGCTTACAGATGAAGACAGATAACTGTAAAAAAGACCTGCATAGTGCAGTAAAGAAACAAGAATCTGAGAAACACAGATTTGTTCCTATAATTGTGGAACCGCAACAGCTGCCTCTGAATAACCCACCTAATTTTCTTGTTACGTCAGTTGACTCTGCTCAGTGTTTACTTTCAGTACCTAAAGATTGTGTTCAGGAACGTAAAGGAAATGAAGTACATAGGTTTTCTTCAAGCACTCCACCTCCTTGTCCTACTGTGACTCTCACTAGGTGTAATGTGGAAGAGTTTACTgattcaggaagcagttcaataAAATCCCAAAGTAAACTATTGAAAAAATATGATACGCAAAAAACAACGCTAGCTCCTTCAGCTTTGGGGCAAGAGAGCTGTTTTCTACATGCAAGTAACCTTTCTTTGGTGATGTTTGGCTGTGAAGATTCTTTGCAGATGGAAGATAAATCAAGCATCAGAGATGGAAATGTCTGTGCAGTACCTGATACAccaccaccaactcctttagtacCATCTCAGACTAGTTCTGAACGGAACCTAAGGAAGCTCACCAAGAAACTCAAGGGAGAATTAGCAAAGGAGTTTGCACCTGCGACACCACCTTCTACACCTTATAACTCACCTGCTGCTGCCTTGTCGGCAACTGAACATGACTCCTTGGAAAAGGAAGAGTTTATGCTGAAACTCATGCGATCCCTTTCTGAAGAAGTTGAAAGTAGTGAAGACGAAGAACACTCTGAATTGCTTGTGGAGAAAACTGAACGTTCAGAGAAAACAGTACAGTATGCTGATCATTTAGCTGGTCATATCATTTCTATGGCAACTGAAATAGCTGCTTCCCATTTAGATGATAAAACAATTAAAAGAGAAGCTGACAGACACTGCCAATTAAATGCACAAAACAAAATATGTGGGTATACTGCCTTTATAAATATCCCAGAAGAAACTTTACATTCATTGTGGAATTATGCAGGTGATATGGCTGGAAAGGTTATCAATGAGGCTAAGAAGATGATAAAATCAAGGCATTGCAAACTGCTGAGGTTGAAGCGGGTTAACTGTCATGTAGATTGTCTTTCTCTCAGAAAAGATGATAGAGACTGTAGGTCAAAAGAGAGGTGGTGTCCGGTAGTAAACCAGTGGTCCAGAGAGGTAGATTCATCCGTACTTTCTTTACCTCAGAGTGTAGGAACAACCGGTCTGACTTACCGGTATCCAAGCTGTGAGAGCGTGACCGATGAATATGCAGATCACATCATTCGAGTTCTGAAAAGGGAAGGTGGCAACAGTGAGTTAATAATGGATCAGTATGCTAGTAGACTTGCTTATAGATCTATAAAATCAGGCCTGCAACAAGCTGCCAGGAAAATCAAGCTGACATACAACAGAAGAATATTTCCTGTACAGAACACACAGGTAAATGGTAGGCTTGAGCTGTTCAAAATATTGAACAAAGATATGgatacaaaatggcaaatgaaaagtGGTGTTCATAGGTGTGGAGGCCAAGCCTGTGAAATAAACAATTTACACAGAACTGACAGTACAGAGTTATTACATTTTTCTGAATCCCTTGCTCATCATATAACATGTGATGTCAGAAGAAAACTGAAAATGTCAGCAGTTTGCTTGCCAAAATCCTTAACGGATTCCTGTCTGTATAGAAAATCTAAATTTGATGAAGCCACAGGGGACTGCCTTAAAACAACACTTTCTAAAACAGTTCTTCCTTTCTCACAAAAACATAAACTGTATCATAGCACAGGCAGTTTAAATGAATATGGCTATCGAGAAGGCATCATTCAAGCTATAGAAGAGTATGCTAGAAAAGTGGTGGATGACACCTTAGAAATGAGTTTGGAGTCTGCTGTTCTCCAAGCTGCTGAAAACAGGAAAAATGAGGATAGATTCACTTACACAGAAAAGTTGTCTCCATTTTCTGAAACAGCCTGCAGATACTGTAGTATGAAGGAATATCAGTATTGTACTGGAAGTTCATCTCCACACCTGCCTGGACAAGAACCCCTCCCTAGAATCAGGCAGCTCCCCAATTCAGGGTTGAGTGGTATCTGTCAAAAATCAAGAATTTTTCACCTTGATATTCCCAAAATTCACATTGACATGGAACAGAAGACAGTATTTTCTGAGAAGGTGGTTGGTGCAGCTATTGAGAAAGCGGAGAGAGAGCTGAGTAACACAAGTCTGACAGCAGATAGTGGTATTGGACATGGTGGAGTCAGCTTTGCTGAAAGCCTTACTACAGAAATAATGACTTCAGCTATGACTAATATTGGTCAGGCTGTTAACATAAG TTCTATGGGAAGAGAAGGATTTCACTCAGCTGAATCTGTAGTTAGCCAGCAGATGAGTCTCAGTATTGGTGATGATAGCACTGGCAGCTGGTCCAATCTAAGCTTTGAAGATGAACATCCCGATGAGAGCAGCAGTTTCCTTCACCTCAGTGACAG tgATGGAACAGAAGATAAAGATGAAGACCCCAAGGATGCTGTAGAAG gTGTGGGGCAGGTAGGAAAGGCATTGCTAATAGTGAATGTTGACATGGAACCACATATGGTGGACCCCCAGCTGAGAACAACCCTGCAGTGGCTGGCAGCTTCCGAAACAGAGGTGTCTGAGCTTCGTTTTCATGACACTGCTACGAAGGAATTCATTCTC